Genomic DNA from Verrucomicrobiota bacterium:
AAAGCCCCAAGTGGGGTGAGGCAGATCAACTCACCATCTTTGAGGCCCGCCGTAATCACCATATCGGTTCCATTCCTTTTCCGGATGGTTACGGTTCTTTCTTGCAGACGATTTTCCGAATCAATGATTCGAATCTTATCCTCACCCACAAGAGCGACGATCGGTATGCGGAAAGCACTCGGGAGCACATCGCCGTGGATCTTAGCGCGAACGAAAGAGCCAAAAGCAATAGGGGCTTCCGGTTCGTTTTCATGGATTGCGAGAGGATCCTCAAACCGTGCAACTGCGCCCCGCAATCTCGTGACCGAGTCGGTATTTCCTTCCAACCGATCGATCCAACCCGTCCGCTCAACCAGGTTGTTTCCTTCTCCGGCAGTGAGGGTGACCTTTGGCTTCTCCTCGGGTGCTGCGTTGATCGCCGATGGAGTTGCTGGAAGCTTCAGGTGGGTTAGATCATCCCGTGAGAGAAATAGTCGCACTTCGGCTTCATTTGTTCCGAAAATCCGGCCAACCTCAGCGCCTGTTCCTGCTAGAACGTCTCCTTTGTCGACCAGGGTTTCGATTATCTGCCCGGCGAAAGGAGCCTTTATCTGAGTGCGTTCAAGGTTCATCGCCGCAAGGTCAAGGGCGGCCTGAGCCGAGTCCACCAAAAGGCGCGCCTGTTCCAATTGCGGTTCCCTACGGGCGAGTGCGGACGGGTTTTCGATCCCAACTTGGCGGAGATCCTCAATTGCTTGTTCGGCATCTGCTTCCGCTTGTATGAGAGCTGTCTCCGCGGAAAGAAGATTCGCCCGAGCCTCAGAAAAGGCCGCCTCGAAGTTGGTTGGATCCAAGCGAAGGAGGACTTCGCCCTCCTCGACAAAGAAGCCCGTTTCGAAACGTGGAGATACATCAATCACCAGACCACTTACCTCGGTGGCGATAGTCGCTTCCTTATCGGGCATGACCGTTCCCTGGGAGTGCACGATCAGTTGGGTTGGACGGGAGTCTGCAACCATGGCTTGTATCGGAGTTGTCGTTACAATGGGTTCCCTCGATTCAGGCTTTGGGCGGAGAAAGATCGCAGTTGCCGTCGTTGCCCCGGCAACAATGAGAACAAGAAAAGGTAGAAGAACTTTCATTATCGGCTGGATAGGGTAGTCTTCGGAGGAGGGTATGATTCGAACCCTCCGCCAAGAGCTGCATAAAGATCGATTCGGTTGAGAAGCGCAGAGAGCTTTAGATCGATCGCTTGAGTGAAACTCTCAAAGGCGCGGTTCTGTAGCTCGAGAACGTCGAGGAGGCTAATCAGGCCCCGTTCGTATTGATCGAAACCGACTTTGGCTGCTTCCTGTGCGAGCATAGCGGAACTCTCGGCGCGGAGAGCAGCCTCCCGAAGGAACTTATCGCTGTCCAATGCATCTTCCACTTCCCGAAAAGCAGTCAGAAGGGTGGACTCAAAATCAGCAATCGCAACGGCAAGGAGGGCTTCCTGTTGCTCAACCTGAGCCCGCAGCCTCCCTCCCTGGAAAATGGGCTGTAGGAGATTGCCCGCGATATTCCAAACCGTAAAATCACTGTCGAGGAGATCGGATAGTTCATCACTCGAGGTTCCGAAATTTCCGGAAAGGGAAAGGGTGGGAATCAGACTTTTCTCTGCAGAACTCACCCGTGAATCGGCGGCTGAAATGTCGAGGCTGGCTGCCTGAAGGTCCGGTCTTCGAGCGAGAACAGTAGACGGGATTGCCTCTGGAGGAGGATCTACAAGGGTGGGTAGCTGCGGTGCCGGTTCAAAATCTCCGTCGGGAAAGACGCCGGACAGGGTCTGGACGAGCCGAAAGGAGTTGCGCATTTCACGAGTCCGATTCTCAAGGATTGAGATCGAGCCTTCGACTTGAGAGCGGGCCAAGCTCAGTTCAAGGCTGCCGAGCAGTCCACGGTTTACCCGGTCTTCGGTGGCCCGCAGACTCCTCTCCGCGACCTCCAACTGTTTCTCGGCAATAGTAACCTGTAGCGTTAGTGCGGTTGCTTCGAACCAGGCACGAGCGACCGAGGTTGACAGGGCTAGTTGCGTTCCAGCAAATCGGGCGGCGCTTGCCTCTTCATCAAAGAGTGCCGCTTGTCGCGAATCTGCCAGACGTCCCCAAAGGTCAACTTCCCAGGATAGGCTGAGGCCGAGTTCGAAACGATTCTCAGTCTGTGTTTGAATCGTTTCACCTACTCCGGGAAAATCGAATTCCGTGACGGTTCGGCCGCGGCTTCCGATCGCTTGGGCGGATACCTGAGGGAGCCGGTCAGCACCGACAATACGGGTCACTGCCGTTGCGGCGCGAAGCTGTGCGGCCGCGGCTGCGATGTCAGGATTCTCTGCGAGCGTTTGTTCCATCAACTCCTCGAGTTGTGGATCGTCGAAGTCCCGCACCCAGAGTGCAGAGAAATCGGTTGGCTCGCTGGTTTCCTCAGAAAAGTCCTGATTGGGAAAACGTTCCTGCGCTGCTTCCTCGGCCAAGGGCTTTTGTTTGGACGCACATCCTGCGCTGATAAGAAACAGGAGTATCATAGCCGAAAACTGACGGAGTAGAGACATAAAAGGCGAACGGTATGGATTTCCTGAGTATTGGTCGAGGGGTAAACCCTCTCTTAGGAGATATGGCTGGTGACTCTTTTCTCGATTTGGCTTAGAATCTCTCGCAGTTCAGTGATGTCTTCCGACCGATCGATTGCGACTTTCGCTTTTCTACTATGAGGCAGATCCTTGAGAAGCGACTTGAGCTTAGGCCTCATCCAAGCAATCGAGCAGCCTTTTTGCTGTCCTAGGGGTGAGGCAACAAGCTCTTCAGCATAGAACAGCAGCGTCTCCAAGCGCTCGCTCAGTGTAGGTGGTGGAGGAACAGTGCCAGTCTTTAAAAACTCTTTCACTCTTCCAAAAATCCATGGATTACCCAAGGCCGCTCGACCGATCATGGCACCGGAACAGTCCGTGTCATTGCTGAGATGATGGATTCGATCCCAATCCTCGACACTACCGTTTGCAATCACGGGCACATTCCTCTCTGTGGCGACTTGCTCGATAACGGCCATGTCGGCGTCTCCGCGGTAGCCTTGCACTCTCGTCCTCCCGTGGATCGCGATAGCTTCCATACCTTCGTTTTCAAGGAGTCGGGCTGCCTCGGAAGCGACAATGGAATCTTCGTCCCAGCCAATTCTAATTTTTGCGGTGACGGGAGTTCGAGGAGTGGCTCCCCGAACGGCACCGGCGATCTTTGCGAGCTGCGGTAGGTTGCGGAGAAGAGAACAGCCTGCCTCGGCCCGAGTGACTTTTTCGGAAGGGCAGCCAAAGTTGAGGTCGATAAAGTCAGGTCGTAGTCGGCCTTCAATGAGACGAGCGGCTTCCGCCATCGAGTCGGTTTGAGAACCGAAAATCTGAACGCCCATGGGTCGTTGAAACTCGGAGAACTCGATCGTTTCCCATACTCCAGGCGCATTCCGAATGAGTGCTTCGCACATTACGAATTCCGATACCATGACATCGGCACCTTCTTTCTTGCAGAGATGCCGAAATGCGATGTCCGTAAAGCCCGCCATAGGCGCGAGGTAAAGAGGAAACTCGTCTGGTTTGAACCAGGGAAGTCGGTGCTTTGCCGATGATGCCATGAAGAAACAAACAAAAGCCTATGGAGAATAGGGCTACAATACAAACTCAGGCTTGATGACCAGCTACCGAAGGGGGCGATTTTGATCGGCGGGGCGATATCGAAAACGCCCCACTCCACCGTGGCGGACAAAAGTCCACGCTCCTCAAGACCACCCCGATGGAGCGCTTTAGTCCGCATCAGTGCCATTAGCCCGATACCGCGCACTTTAATTGCATGGCGCCTTGAATACCCTAAG
This window encodes:
- a CDS encoding efflux RND transporter periplasmic adaptor subunit: MKVLLPFLVLIVAGATTATAIFLRPKPESREPIVTTTPIQAMVADSRPTQLIVHSQGTVMPDKEATIATEVSGLVIDVSPRFETGFFVEEGEVLLRLDPTNFEAAFSEARANLLSAETALIQAEADAEQAIEDLRQVGIENPSALARREPQLEQARLLVDSAQAALDLAAMNLERTQIKAPFAGQIIETLVDKGDVLAGTGAEVGRIFGTNEAEVRLFLSRDDLTHLKLPATPSAINAAPEEKPKVTLTAGEGNNLVERTGWIDRLEGNTDSVTRLRGAVARFEDPLAIHENEPEAPIAFGSFVRAKIHGDVLPSAFRIPIVALVGEDKIRIIDSENRLQERTVTIRKRNGTDMVITAGLKDGELICLTPLGAFVPGMPVRIEDNGS
- a CDS encoding TolC family protein, with product MSLLRQFSAMILLFLISAGCASKQKPLAEEAAQERFPNQDFSEETSEPTDFSALWVRDFDDPQLEELMEQTLAENPDIAAAAAQLRAATAVTRIVGADRLPQVSAQAIGSRGRTVTEFDFPGVGETIQTQTENRFELGLSLSWEVDLWGRLADSRQAALFDEEASAARFAGTQLALSTSVARAWFEATALTLQVTIAEKQLEVAERSLRATEDRVNRGLLGSLELSLARSQVEGSISILENRTREMRNSFRLVQTLSGVFPDGDFEPAPQLPTLVDPPPEAIPSTVLARRPDLQAASLDISAADSRVSSAEKSLIPTLSLSGNFGTSSDELSDLLDSDFTVWNIAGNLLQPIFQGGRLRAQVEQQEALLAVAIADFESTLLTAFREVEDALDSDKFLREAALRAESSAMLAQEAAKVGFDQYERGLISLLDVLELQNRAFESFTQAIDLKLSALLNRIDLYAALGGGFESYPPPKTTLSSR
- a CDS encoding tRNA-dihydrouridine synthase, producing MASSAKHRLPWFKPDEFPLYLAPMAGFTDIAFRHLCKKEGADVMVSEFVMCEALIRNAPGVWETIEFSEFQRPMGVQIFGSQTDSMAEAARLIEGRLRPDFIDLNFGCPSEKVTRAEAGCSLLRNLPQLAKIAGAVRGATPRTPVTAKIRIGWDEDSIVASEAARLLENEGMEAIAIHGRTRVQGYRGDADMAVIEQVATERNVPVIANGSVEDWDRIHHLSNDTDCSGAMIGRAALGNPWIFGRVKEFLKTGTVPPPPTLSERLETLLFYAEELVASPLGQQKGCSIAWMRPKLKSLLKDLPHSRKAKVAIDRSEDITELREILSQIEKRVTSHIS